In one window of Phycisphaerales bacterium DNA:
- a CDS encoding MlaD family protein, whose protein sequence is MKIQPVIRDFLTGAVALFGIVGTVIVLILFGEFADTGRKFYFFTLHVPSAGGLSQTSMVTLNGVRIGQVTKTSVLPPPANGAEIMVKIYDEVRIPKIVDVSIDKGFVGDASLEFRVPPNATASALTDVIQADSVFQAASASSTLERLANSIQKPLQRFGTTAEKIEKLADTYTAVGERINELLEPRTLADVEGGKEPNIRSTIARADRALAQATSVISDEQLVGEAKRVLARANGVMDDISHLAKTWTNTAGTVEKGVNTITADATGTLQATQKAATELAAALETINRGQGTMGQLLQNPDLYNSLRDAAQRLDRALSEVQMLVEKYRAEGVPLKL, encoded by the coding sequence ATGAAGATCCAGCCTGTGATTCGAGACTTCCTGACCGGGGCCGTAGCGCTCTTCGGGATCGTGGGCACGGTGATCGTGCTGATCTTGTTCGGCGAGTTCGCGGACACGGGGCGGAAGTTCTACTTCTTCACGCTGCACGTGCCCAGCGCGGGCGGGCTGTCGCAGACCTCGATGGTGACGCTCAACGGCGTGCGCATCGGGCAGGTCACGAAGACGTCCGTCCTGCCGCCGCCCGCCAATGGCGCGGAGATCATGGTCAAGATCTACGACGAGGTGCGGATCCCGAAGATCGTGGACGTATCGATTGACAAGGGGTTCGTGGGCGATGCGAGCCTGGAGTTCCGCGTGCCCCCGAACGCCACTGCCAGTGCACTGACGGACGTGATCCAGGCAGACTCCGTGTTCCAGGCGGCCAGCGCCAGCAGCACATTGGAACGGCTGGCGAACTCCATCCAGAAGCCGCTGCAGCGGTTCGGCACCACCGCCGAGAAGATCGAGAAGTTGGCGGACACCTACACGGCCGTGGGCGAGCGGATCAACGAACTGCTCGAGCCGCGCACGCTCGCGGATGTGGAGGGCGGCAAGGAGCCCAACATCCGCAGCACCATCGCGCGGGCGGACCGGGCGCTGGCGCAGGCGACCAGCGTGATCAGCGATGAGCAGCTGGTGGGCGAGGCCAAGCGGGTGCTGGCCCGGGCCAATGGCGTAATGGACGACATCTCCCACCTCGCGAAGACGTGGACCAACACCGCGGGCACAGTGGAAAAGGGCGTGAACACCATCACCGCCGACGCGACGGGCACGCTGCAGGCGACGCAGAAGGCGGCGACGGAGCTGGCCGCGGCTCTCGAGACGATCAACCGCGGGCAGGGCACCATGGGGCAGCTGCTCCAGAACCCGGACCTGTACAACTCGCTCCGCGACGCCGCCCAGCGGCTCGACCGGGCGCTGAGCGAGGTGCAGATG
- a CDS encoding ABC transporter ATP-binding protein, which produces MTRTLDTRQGRPAENPNGPLVSLRGLHKRFGSQIVLNGLNLDIEPAKTTVIMGPSGCGKSVTLKHIVGLIHPDAGEIFFDGERIDQLSERQMEPIRLQVGLLFQSAALFDSMTVMENIAFPLIEHTRMSREERREAVLEALRTVDLVGVENKLPAQLSGGQRKRVGLARAIVLKPRLVLFDEPTTGLDPIRSDGIDQLIIKLRREMGVTNIVVTHDLVSARKVSDRVVMLLGGRVAADGTYDELVASGDPRVQHFLQGKYDREDTGADEVIRGLPRDTLGTDIPV; this is translated from the coding sequence ATGACGCGCACCCTCGACACCCGCCAAGGCCGGCCCGCAGAGAACCCGAACGGGCCGTTGGTGTCGCTGCGTGGGCTGCACAAGCGGTTCGGGTCCCAGATTGTGCTCAACGGGCTCAACCTCGACATCGAGCCTGCGAAGACGACCGTGATCATGGGGCCGTCGGGGTGCGGCAAGTCCGTGACGCTCAAGCACATCGTGGGGCTGATCCATCCCGACGCTGGGGAGATCTTCTTCGATGGCGAACGGATTGATCAGCTCAGCGAGCGGCAGATGGAGCCGATCCGGCTGCAGGTGGGGCTGCTGTTCCAGTCCGCCGCGCTGTTCGACTCCATGACGGTGATGGAGAACATCGCGTTCCCGCTAATCGAGCACACGCGGATGTCGCGGGAGGAGCGACGGGAGGCGGTGCTCGAGGCACTGCGCACGGTGGACCTCGTGGGCGTTGAGAACAAGCTGCCGGCGCAGCTGAGCGGCGGGCAGCGCAAGCGCGTGGGCCTGGCGCGGGCGATCGTGCTCAAACCGCGCCTGGTGCTGTTCGACGAGCCGACGACGGGTCTGGACCCGATCCGCTCCGACGGCATCGACCAGCTCATCATCAAGCTGCGGCGCGAGATGGGCGTAACGAACATCGTGGTGACGCACGACCTGGTGAGCGCCCGCAAGGTGTCGGACCGGGTGGTGATGCTGCTGGGCGGCAGGGTGGCCGCGGACGGCACGTACGACGAGCTGGTGGCCAGCGGCGACCCGCGAGTGCAGCACTTCCTGCAGGGCAAGTACGACCGCGAGGACACCGGAGCCGATGAAGTGATCCGCGGGCTGCCTCGCGACACCCTAGGAACCGACATCCCAGTTTGA
- a CDS encoding NUDIX hydrolase — translation MQRQLIHKGAKFSFERLTLTGTDGKPLTREVVRHPGAVVIVPILDEPTGRKVVFIKNWRIAVEDWLVELPAGTLEAGEDPAHCAARELEEETGYTAATIVPLGRFYTSPGLSDELMWAYAATGLKNVGQKLEPDERVVVHPIGVNEALAMIARAKLTDGKSIAAVLMAKERALLA, via the coding sequence GTGCAGCGCCAGTTGATCCACAAGGGTGCGAAGTTCTCCTTTGAGCGCCTCACCCTGACCGGCACCGACGGCAAGCCGCTCACCCGCGAGGTGGTCCGTCACCCGGGGGCTGTGGTGATTGTGCCCATCCTCGATGAGCCCACAGGGCGCAAAGTGGTGTTCATCAAGAACTGGCGGATTGCGGTGGAGGACTGGCTGGTGGAACTGCCGGCCGGCACCCTCGAAGCCGGCGAGGACCCCGCCCACTGCGCCGCCCGCGAGCTGGAAGAGGAAACCGGCTACACGGCCGCAACCATCGTGCCCCTGGGCCGGTTCTACACCTCGCCGGGCCTCAGCGATGAGCTGATGTGGGCATACGCCGCGACGGGCCTGAAGAACGTGGGGCAGAAGCTGGAACCCGACGAACGCGTAGTGGTCCATCCGATAGGGGTCAACGAGGCCCTCGCGATGATCGCCCGCGCCAAACTGACCGACGGCAAGAGCATCGCCGCGGTCCTGATGGCCAAGGAGCGTGCCCTGCTGGCGTAA
- a CDS encoding DUF6576 domain-containing protein has protein sequence MARLNHDLEPNSGQGGGRRPWTLGRVLGAGQDPLTWWSFPLLRLGGLRIRVHTLLVPVWVGIQMLSWLPENKLGAIHVFSGLGALIVLALLHEIGRGLFARWLGDGGDCVVVWPLGGLNSVARRGATHPLAAESGGLVVNILLFPILAVVAMGLQLDRSALVFNPLNPMPVLQNDLGSTEQVLVWWAYYMNAIMLGLNLLVPMLPLDSGRLLNAYLRGSSNTPVETGARIGFVAAGVLFLVGVALGQGHIMGVAVLGGIATVMELRRHQFLLMDEEPEPMPAHEPEEAPARKTPQLVPNNELDAVLEKISREGMESLTTAEREVLARETERRRRG, from the coding sequence ATGGCAAGGCTGAACCACGATCTCGAGCCCAACTCCGGTCAGGGCGGTGGTCGCCGCCCGTGGACGCTGGGGCGGGTGCTCGGCGCAGGGCAGGACCCGCTGACCTGGTGGTCCTTCCCGCTGCTACGGCTGGGCGGCCTCCGCATCCGTGTGCACACGCTGCTGGTCCCCGTGTGGGTCGGCATACAGATGCTCTCGTGGCTGCCCGAGAACAAGCTCGGGGCCATCCACGTGTTCTCCGGCCTGGGCGCCCTCATCGTCCTTGCCCTGCTCCACGAGATCGGACGCGGCCTGTTCGCCCGCTGGCTTGGCGACGGCGGCGATTGCGTGGTCGTCTGGCCGCTGGGCGGCCTCAACTCTGTCGCCCGGCGCGGCGCCACGCACCCCCTCGCGGCAGAATCCGGCGGGCTGGTCGTTAACATCCTGCTGTTCCCGATCCTGGCGGTGGTCGCCATGGGCCTGCAGCTGGACCGCTCGGCCCTGGTGTTCAACCCGCTGAACCCGATGCCCGTGCTCCAGAACGATCTGGGCAGCACCGAGCAGGTCCTCGTCTGGTGGGCGTACTACATGAACGCCATCATGCTGGGGTTGAACCTGCTGGTCCCCATGCTCCCGCTCGACTCCGGCCGCCTGCTCAACGCCTACCTCCGCGGCAGCAGCAACACGCCGGTGGAGACAGGCGCCCGCATCGGCTTCGTCGCGGCGGGCGTGCTGTTCCTGGTGGGGGTCGCCCTTGGGCAGGGGCACATCATGGGCGTCGCGGTCTTGGGCGGCATTGCGACCGTCATGGAGCTCCGCCGGCACCAGTTCCTGCTGATGGACGAGGAGCCCGAGCCGATGCCCGCCCACGAGCCCGAGGAAGCACCCGCCCGCAAGACCCCGCAGCTGGTTCCCAACAACGAGCTCGACGCCGTGCTCGAGAAGATCAGCCGCGAGGGCATGGAGAGCCTCACCACCGCGGAGCGCGAGGTCCTGGCCCGGGAAACGGAACGGCGTCGGCGCGGATAG